The following are encoded together in the Daphnia magna isolate NIES linkage group LG8, ASM2063170v1.1, whole genome shotgun sequence genome:
- the LOC116929015 gene encoding E3 ubiquitin-protein ligase RNF25, which produces MNDGNTHNESDQSVLEEIEALKAILFSELDVTYSPSGRPLELQHTLYPSTADDANQHYVCLTLVMKFPPGYPDQQPTIALKNPRGLGDDFLANALKLCNEKCAHFSGSPVIYEIIELLRECLTNSNRPTGHCTICLFHFHPDDVFTYTQCYHHFHSHCLARFCESLQMQWKEEDDQEAANNPRGSNWKEKKLKQFTCPVCRETINVELASLKLAPPPHEVENFQEEFQRDSKYTAWRKEMDKEYQRQKIRGGIIDKDMEDSRFLVVTENTSTVPTSISVAHSSPVDEETQPQIQPKIKATPMQASATMKLPVASKPEWSRSHQRRPPRGKWIRSSEKNMEDRPISAQNVARPSNPPNRQMSAEKHNSRTRLRAEEPTRPTTAHSSETPPSRQAHIRPPPGFAPR; this is translated from the exons ATGAATGATGGAAATACTCATAATGAATCTGATCAAAG CGTGTTGGAGGAAATCGAAGCTTTGAAAGCCATATTGTTTTCGGAATTGGACGTCACATACAGCCCAAG TGGAAGGCCCTTGGAGCTTCAACATACATTGTACCCATCTACAGCTGATGATGCCAATCAGCATTATGTTTGCCTGACGCTAGTCATGAAATTCCCACCAGGTTATCCTGACCAACAACCAACTATAGCCTTGAAAAATCCCCGAGGCCTTGGAGACGATTTTTTGGCCAATGCACTTAAATTATGCAATGAAAAATGTGCCCATTTTTCTGGAAGTCCCGTTATTTATGAAATCATTGAG TTACTTCGTGAATGTCTCACAAATAGCAATAGACCAACTGGGCATTGCACTATTTGCTTGTTTCACTTTCACCCAGATGATGTGTTCACCTATACTCAATGCTACCACCATTTCCATTCACATTGCCTGGCTCGTTTCTGTGAAAGTCTACAAATGCAATGGAAAGAGGAAGATGACCAAGAAGCTGCCAACAACCCCAGGGGCTCCAACTggaaagagaagaaactgaaacag TTTACTTGCCCGGTGTGTCGTGAAACCATAAATGTCGAGTTAGCTTCGCTTAAATTAGCACCGCCTCCACATGAAGTGGAGAACTTCCAGGAAGAGTTTCAGAGGGATTCCAAGTACACTGCctggagaaaagaaatggataaAGAATACCAAAGGCAAAAAATTAGAGGAGGCATTATCGATAAAGATATGGAGGATAGTCGATTCCTAGTTGTCACGGAAAATACTTCTACGGTGCCCACCTCAATATCTGTGGCTCATTCAAGTCCAGTGGATGAAGAAACACAACCACAGATTCAACCAAAAATCAAGGCAACTCCAATGCAAGCATCGGCAACAATGAAACTGCCCGTAGCCAGTAAACCCGAATGGTCTCGTTCGCATCAGCGGAGACCTCCGCGAGGAAAATGGATTCGTTCGTCTGAAAAAAACATGGAAGACCGCCCAATCTCTGCTCAAAATGTCGCACGCCCATCGAATCCTCCAAACCGGCAAATGTCGGCAGAAAAGCACAATTCCAGAACTCGACTTCGTGCCGAAGAGCCGACTCGTCCCACCACGGCTCATTCTAGTGAGACTCCTCCTTCGCGTCAAGCTCATATTCGTCCACCTCCCGGCTTCGCACCCAG ATGA